The genomic window CAGACCACCACCCGTTCCCGGCGTCTCGAGGCAGGCATCCCCCGCGTCTCGCTCGTGGGCTACACCAATGCAGGGAAATCCTCCCTCTTCACCCGCCTCACCGGCCAAGCCGTGCGTATACAGGACCGACCGTTCGTCACCCTGGACACCACCACCCGGACGTGCCTGATCCCGGGATGGGGGCGGGTGGTGGTGAGCGACACCGTGGGTTTCATCCAACATCTGCCCCACACCCTGGTCGATGCCTTCCACGCTACCCTCGAGGAGGTGCGCGACGCCCACCTCCTCCTCGAGGTGGTCGACCTGTCGAGCCCGAACCTCCTCCTCCACCTCTCCACCACCGAGGAGGTCCTCACCGAGATAGGAGCCCACCACATCCCACGAATCAGGGTCTACAACAAGGCCGATCGATCCTCCCCCCACCCCCTCCTTCCCCCTTCGGATCATCCGGAGATCCTCGTCTCCGCAAAGACCGGGGAGGGGATCGAGGGACTCCTCTCCCTCATCGTCCGGGAGATGGAACGCCACTACCCCATAGAAACCCTGGAGCTTCCTTATCACAGGCTGGGGGAATCCCACGAAGTCCTCTCCCGCGCCGTCATCATCCATCAGGAATACACCGATGTGGGACTCTTCGTGAGGTACGCCCCCTCCGTCCCATCTGTTCATGAGTAAAAAGATGAGGTATATTTCCCAATCATGATCCACACAAGTGAGCATCACACACCGTTTCAGGATATTCGTGACACACGGAGACCCCGGCGTCTTGTAGTGGCGATGAGCGGGGGGGTCGACTCCTCCGTGACCGCCCACCTCCTCCTCTCGGCGGGGATAGAGGTGGTGGGCCTCACCTTCATCCGCGTGAACACCCCTGCAGAGGTGGACCACGAGGGTTTTTCCGAAGAGGCGAGGGCCGCCCGGGAGGTGGCCTCACACCTGGGGATCGAACACCACGTGCTCAACCTCCACGACCTGTACACCTCGCGGGTACTTCGGCGTGCATGGGAGGAATACCGGTCGGGGCGCACCCCCAACCCCTGCGTGCTCTGCAACCGCACCCTCAAATTCGGACATCTGGTACGATACGCACGGGAGGTGCTGCGCGCGGACGGCATCGCCACCGGTCACTATGCCCGCATCTACGTCGACGCGGAGGGAGGCGTCCATCTCATGAGGGGGAAGGCCGGAACCAAGGAGCAGAGCTACTTCCTCGCCCAGACGAGACCAGAGGATCTGCGGCACGCCTACTTCCCCCTCGGAGACCAGACCAAGGACGAGATACGGACCTACGCCCGGCACCATGGCATCCCTACGGCCGAGAGGCCGGAGAGCCAGGACGTGTGCTTCAACACCACGGGCCTCAGGTTCGGGGAGTTCCTTGAGGAGTTCTTCGAGGAAGGGGGAGAGCCCGGCCCCATCCTCGACGAACGGGGCAACGTCCTGGGGCGCCACAGAGGGATCCACGTCTTCACCATAGGCCAGCGGAGAGGGCTCGGGGTTGCGCTCGGCCGCCCGGTCTACGTGAAGGCCATAGATCCCGAACGGAACGCGGTGATCGTCACGGACCGGGAGGAGGCCCTCCTCCATCGGGTGGTGGAGGCCGCAGGGGTGAACTGGTTCGCACCGCCTCCATCGGGTCCGGTGGAGGTGCTCGCCCAGATCCGATACGCCCATCGCGCGGCGCCGGCCGTACTCACCCATGAGGGGGACCGGATCCGGGTGAGGTTTCACGAACCCCAGCGCGCCGTCACCCCGGGCCAGCTCCTCGCGGCCTACGTGGGCGACGAGGTCCTCTGCAGCGGGTTCATCATGCAGACGGAGGAGGGGTGATCCTCTCCCAGCCCATCAGGAACCCTGCCCGTAGTAGGCGTGAGGCCCGTGCTTCCGCTCCCAGTGCTTCCGGGCGATGTAGGAGGGGAGGGAGGAGGCCTCCGGATTGATCCCCCTCGTCCACAGGGCCATCTTGCATATCTCCTCGAGGATCACCGCGTGCCGGACCGATTCCTCAGGGCTGCTCCCCCAGGTGAAAGGGCCGTGGCCCGCGACAAGTACCATGGGGGTATGGAGAGGTTGAACCCCCCGTGCCTTGAAGGTCCGGACGATGAGTCGTCCCGTCTCCTCCTCGTAGGCCTCCTGCACCTCGCCCTCGCTCAGATAGGGGGTACACGGCACCGGCCCCACACAGTGATCCGCGTGGGTGGTACCGTAGAGCGGCACATCTTCACCCGCCTGGGCCCAGGAGACGGAGAAAGGAGCGTGGGTGTGGGTCACGCCCCTCAGGCCGGGGAACTCACGGTAAAGCACGAGATGCGTGGGCGTATCCGAGGAGGGCTTGAGCGATCCCCACACCTTCTCTCCCTCGAGGGAGACCACCACGATGTCCTCGGGAGTGAGCGCATCGTAGGGCACCCCGGACGGTTTGATGGCCACCACGCCTGCATCGGGGTCATAGCCTGAGACATTCCCCCACGTGAACAGCGCGAGCTTGTGCTCCGAGAGGAGAAGGTTGGCCTTCCACACCTCCCTTCTCAGTTCCTCATAAGAGTTCATCATCCCCCCTGGTTCATTGAGGTGAGTGACCAGTACACCTCGTTCCACCTGAGCTCCCGTTTGAAGGTCTCGAGATCGTCGAGCCTTTCGTCGATGAGCACGTACTCCAGGCCCATCATCTCCGCCCAGTCCTCAAGATACTCCCTGGTGATGGACGTGGAAAACACGGTGTGATGTGCGCCTCCGGCGAGGATCCATGCCCCGGCCGCCGTGAGGAAGTCGGGTTTCGGACGCCAGAGCACGCGTGCCACCGGGAGCTTCGGCATGGGCTGAGGGATAGGAATGGATTCCACCTCGTTGATGAGGAGGCGGAACCTGTTGCCCAGGTCGATGAGGGAGGCGTTGAGCGCAGGGCCAGGAGCCGCCTCAAAGACGAGTCGCGCCGGATCGGCCTTCCCCCCGATGGAGAGCGGGTGCACCTCTATCCTGGGCGTGCGCCCGGCGATCGAGGGGCACACCTCCAGCATGTGGGCCCCCAGCACCGCTTCCTTTCCCGACTCGAGGTGATACGTGTAGTCCTCCATGAACGAGGTTCCGCCGGGAAGGCCGGTCGACATGACCTTCACCGCCCTCACCAGGGCGGCCGTCTTCCAGTCTCCTTCCGCACCGAAACCGTACCCATCCTCCATGAGGCGCTGCACGGCGAGCCCCGGGAGCTGGGGGAGTCCGTGCAGGTCCTCGAAGGTGGTGGTGAAGGCGATCCCCCTGTGCTCCTCGAGGAACCTCCTGAGGGCGCATTCGATCCGCGCCTGCTCGCGTATGGAGGCCAGGGCGCCCTCGTCCTCGGGGAACTCATACCGCTCCCTGTAGGCAGCGAGCGTCCTCTCCACCTCGCCCTCCGGGATCTCCTGGAGGAGCCTCGCGAGTTCCCCCACCCCCCATCCGTTCACGGACCATCCGAACCTGATCTGCGCCGCCACCTTGTCGCCCTCGGTGACGGCCACCTCACGCATGTTGTCTCCGAAACGGACCACCTGTCCCTCCCGACCGTCCGCCACCGCGCAGGCCACACGCATCCACACCCCGATCCGCTCCCTCACGTGGGGGGCCTCCCAGTGGCCCACCACCACCTTTCGTGGAAGCCGCATCCGCGCGTGGAGGAAACCGTGCTCCCTGTCTCCATGCGCCGACTGGTTGAGATTCATGAAGTCCATGTCGATGGCATCCCACGGGATGTCACGATTGAACTGGGTGTGGAGGTGGAGGAGCGGTTTCCTGTTGATGGAGAGGCCGCCCACCCACATCTTGGACGGGGAGAAGGTGTGCATCCACGTGATCACTCCGGCACACGAGGGATCGACGTTCGCCTCTTCGAATACCCGACGTATCTCGTCGGGACTCTTCAACACCGGTTTCCATTCGATGGGACACGGCAGGAGTGAATCGGCGTTGAGCCCCTCTACCATCCGCTTCGCGTGCTCGTCGACCTTCTCGAGTGTCTCCATGCCATAGAGGTACTGACTGCCGGTGAGGAACCAGAAACGATACCTGGAAAGGTCTATCATGACTCCCTCCCTTCTTCGGGATAAGTGGTAAACTCGGACTCCACGAAACGCCCGAGCATCCGGTACTTCTCATATCGAGGGCCGTACAGATCTGCCTTGCTCTTGTCCGGCACGTACGTGCGTTCCACGGGGGGCACCATGGCCTCCTGCGCCTCCTCCACCGAGGAGAAGACGCCCGCAGCCACTGCGCCGAACAACCCCGCCCCGATCGCCACGGTTTGATCGTTGGCGAGCACGTCGATCGGCGCTCCGAGCACATCCGCCATCATCTGCATGACGAGGGGGGATTTCCTCGCCACCCCGCCGATCCCCACGATGTTCTCGATCTCCACCCCTTCTTCCCTGAAGCGGTCCACGATGGCCTTCGAACCGAACACCGTCCCCTCTATGAGGATCCTGTAGAACAGGGCGGCATCCACGCCAAGATCCAGACCGGCCACCGCGCCGGTGAGGAGTTGGTTCGCGTAGGGGGTCCTGCGCCCGTTGAACCAGTCGATGGCCACCGGATCCTCGGGATGAAGATCGAGGGCTGCGGCGGCCGCCTCGAGATCGACGAGAAGGGACTCCTCGATCCTGCTGAGGGCATCCCGGGAGAGCACACCTTTATCCGCATATACCTGGAGAGGCCAGAGGAGCATCCTCTTGAACCAGGCGTAGACATCACCGAAGGCACTCTGTCCCGCCTCGTATCCGATGAGCCCGGGAATCACCGACCCGTCCACTTGTCCGCAAATCCCTCCCACGGCGTGTTCCGGACCCTCGGGTCGGGGCCCCACGGTGATGTCGCACGTGCTCGTCCCCACCACCTTCACCAGAACCCCCGGCCTCACCCCCGCCCCCGCTGCACCCATATGCGCATCGTAGGCACCCACCGCGACCGCGATACCGGGCCTGAGGCCGAGCCGCTTCGCCCATTCGGGAGTGAGCTCGCCCGCCTTCACATCGCTCGTCCATGTCTCCGTCCCCAGGGTCTCTCTGATCCGGGAAAGCTCGGGGTGGAACAGGGAGAGGAACTCGGCCGAGGGATAGCCGCCCCACTCCCTGTGCCACATGGCCTTGTGCCCCATGGCACACCGGCTCCGCTTCACCGAGGCGGCCTCCTCCACACCGGTAAGGAGGGCGGGCATCCAGTCGCAGTGTTCGATGAAGGTGTAGGCCTCCCTCATGATCCGCTCGTTCGTCCGGAAGACGTGGAGGATCTTCGCCCAGAACCACTCCGCGGAGTAGATCCCGCCTATGAACTTCGTGTAGTCCGGCCCTCCCCACGTCCCCGCCTTCTTCGTGATCTCCACCGCCTCGAACGCCGCGGTGTGATCCTTCCAGAGTATGAACATCGCATCAGGATCCTCCGCGAAGGAGGGATCCAGGGCGAGCGGCCTGCCTTTCTCGTCACACGCGCAGGGGGTGGACCCCGTGGTATCGATGCCGATCCCCACCACCCGGTCTCCCGCGCCGGATCCCGCCTTCTCCACCGCACCCCTCACCGCCTCCTCCATCGCCTCGACGTAGTCGAGGGGGTGTTGACGGAACCGGTTCTCCCGGGGATTGCAGAAGGCCCCCTCCTTCCAACGCCGGTAGTAGGCGACATGGGACCCCACCTCCCTGCCGTTCGAGAGGTCGATGAGCACCGCCCGACAGGAGTCGGTACCGAAATCCATCCCCAGGACGAGATCGCCGTTGCTACCTGTCATGTACTTCCTCCCTTCCTCGGAGTATCGTGTTCATGATGTCCTCCTGAGAGAGGCTCCCGTCGTTCTCCAGGACGCCTCTCACCCTCCCTTCGTGCATCACGAGCACCCTGTCGGAGAGGGCGAGTATCTCGGGGAGCTCGGACGAGATGAGCATGATGGACACCCCGTTGTCCGCGAGCTCGGTGATGATCCTGTGCACCTCCGCCTTTGCATTCACGTCAATCCCCCGGGTGGGCTCGTCGAGGATGAGGATGAGGGGTTCGGCGGCGAGGCAACGGGCGATCACCACCTTCTGCTGGTTCCCGCCCGAGAGATTCTTCACCCTCTGGGAAGGTCCCGAAGTCTTGACCTGGAGAAGATCGATGTACCGCCTGCACAGCTCGTCTTCCTTCTTCCGGTTGATCACGTGGAGGAACTCCGAGAGCCTGTCGAGCACACTGATACTCATGTTCTCACGGACGGACATCTCGAGGATGAGGGACTTGTTCTTCCTGTCCTCCGAAAGATAGACCAGACCGCGCGAGACCGCATCGGCGGGGGAAGGGATCTCCACCCTTTCGCCGTTGAGTCGGATCGTGCCGGCAGTGGGACGAACGGCCCCGATCAGCAGGAGCGCCGTCTCGGTACGTCCCGCTCCGATCAGTCCGGCCACCCCGAGGATCTCCCCTCTCCTCAGGGTGAAGCCCACATCCTCGATGTACGGCGGTCCGGAGAGTCCCTCCACCTCGAGCACCACCTCTTCCTGCGGCTTCTTCCGCCGGTGCGAGAAGAAGTCGGAGAGTTCCCTCCCGACCATGAGACGGACCAGGGACTCCTCGGTGGCCTCACGGGTGGGCGTCTCCCCCACCCGTTCACCATCCCTGAGCACCACGACCCGATCCGTGATGGCGAGCACCTCCTCCAGCTTGTGGGAGATGAAGATCACCGAGATCCCCTGTTCCTTGAGATCCCTTATCACCTGGAACAGCTTGGCGATCTCCTTCTCGGTGAGGGCCGAGGTGGGTTCGTCCATGATGAGCACCCTCACCTTCATGAGAAGGGCCTTCGCGATCTCCACCATCTGCTGGAGGGCCACCGAGAGTTCGCCCACCGGCCTGTCGAGAGGAATGTCCACGTCGAGGTAGGAGAATATCCCCCGGGCCTCCTCCCTCATCTTCCGGTAGTCGAGAAACAGACCTCTGGAGACCTCCCTCCCGAGAAAGAGGTTGTCGAGCACACTCGTGTTGGGGCAGAGGTTGAACTCCTGGAAGATGATGGAGATACCCTGTCGCTGCGCATCGAACACGCTCTGGAACTGAACGGGCCTTCCCTCCCACAGTATCTCCCCCTCGTCGGGTGCGTACACACCGCTCAAGATCTTCATGAGCGTGGACTTGCCCGCACCGTTCTCACCCAGGAGACCCACCACCTCTCCCGGATGGATCTCGAGGTCCACACCCTTGAGGGCCTGAACCCCGGGAAACGATTTCTTTATCCCACGAAGGGAAACGACCGGACGGCTCATGCAGCCCTCCTGTTCTTGATCCTGTCGAGCACCGCGGCGAGCACGATGATGATACCGATGATCGCGGTCTGCCAGTAGGGAGACACCTTCATGAGCACGAGCCCGTTGCGGATCACTCCCATGATCGCCGCACCGATGAGCACCCCGAGCACGGTGCCGCTCCCGCCCGAGAGGGAGGTACCACCTATCACCGCCGCGGCGATGGCGTCGAGCTCCCATCCGGTACCGGTGTCGGGCTGAGCCGAATTGAAACGGGCCACCAGGATCACGCCCACCACGGCAGCGGCGAGCCCCGAGATCATGTAAATGGCAAGCTTTATCTTTTTCACCCTCACCCCGGAGAGAAAGGCCGCTTCCTCGTTTCCTCCGATTGCGTAGAGCCGTCTCCCGAAGGAGGTGTACTGGAGCACGAAGTGAGCCACCACCGCAAGGACGATCATGACCCACACGGGGATCGGGATGCCGAGGAAATCACCCTGACCCACGACGAGAAAGGGCTTCGGTATCTCGGTGATGGGCCACCCCTTGGTGAGGATGAGGATGGTCCCCCTGGCGAACGAGAGCATACCCAGGGTCACGATGAAGGGGGCGATCCCCACATACGAGATGAGCACCCCGTTTATGAGACCGAGGAGCACACCGCTCGCGAGGCCCACGAGCACGCTCAACCAGATGGGCAAGCCCATGGCCATGGCCCCCGCGGCGATGATGCCGGACAACCCCATGATCGAGCCCACGGAAAGGTCGATCCCTGCGCTCAGTATCACGAAGAGTTCACCCATGGCCACGATGGCCACGAAGGATATCTGGCGGAACACCAGATAGAGGTTGCTCCCGGTGAGGAACGTAGGGGCGAAGAACCAGATCCCCGCCATGAGAAGGATGAGGGCGAGAAAGATGGCTGACTCCCTCAAGGCGAACACCCTCCGCACGATCCCTGTACGACTCTCCACGAGCGTCTCTTTCATTCATTCCTCCTCAACTAAAGGTAAAGGGGGTTCCACCCCACCGTTGGGGCGGAACCCTCGAGGCGCCGTCGCCTCACTGCGCGGCGAATTCCTTTCTCATCTCTTCCATGTAGGTATCCACGTTCTCCTTGGTGACGAACAGGACACCGGTGTCGATCACCTTGGGGATCTCCTCCCCCTTGAGAGCCTTGAGAAGCATCTCCACCGAGAGCCATCCCATCTTGTAGGTCTTCTGCACCACACAGAAGGCCACCGAACCGTCTCTGATCCCTTCCAGGGTATCCTTGAGGTCGTCGAACCCTCCGAGGATGATCTTACCCGCCTTACCCTGCTGCTTGAGCACGCTCGCGGCTGCAGGGGCACCCTCGGCCGATACCGCGAAGATGGCCTTCAGGTTCGGGTAGGCCTGGAGCACCGCCTCGGTCTTGTTCACGGCCACGGCGAAGTCTCCCTGCACGTCCACCACATCGAGCACCTTGATGTTGGGAGCCACCTCGACAATGGCACGCTTGAAGCCCTTGGTCCTGAGGTTGAGGTTGGTGGCGCCCAGTCCGCCCTGGAGGATGATGATCTCACCCTCGCCGCCCATGAGCTCGGCCATCTTCTTCCCTGCTTCGTAGCCGGCGCTCTCGTTGTCCGTGCCGATGTAGGTGAGGGCTGCACTGGAAGGAGCAGGGGCATCGAAGGTGATGACCTTGATCCCCGCCTTGGTGGCCTCGTCGATCACCGGTACGAGCCCCTTGTCGTCGAGCGCGGAGATGGCGATCCCATCCACTTTACGTGCGATGAGATCTTCGATAACCTTCACCTGAAGAGGAAGCTCGAACTTCTGGGGGTCCACCTTCTCGGCTATGACGCCATACTTCTCGGCAGCGTCCTTAAAGCCCTCGAAGCACGGCTCATAGTAGGGGTGGACTCCTTTCGTCACCATCACGAGGACGGGTTTCCCCGACTCCTCCTGTCCACCACGGGCGAAGGCCATCCCGGTGACGAGCACGAGGAGCATCAAGACACCAAGAATCCTTTTCATATTCCCTCCTCACAAGGGATAAAATATTGTGACGCCCAACGGGCGTATCGCTCACATCTCGAGTCATTCCGATGCAAAAGCCAACCCTTCATACTCGAGATCGGGCACCGCTCCTGCCGGAAGGTTCTCTTTCATGTAGATATGGAGGGGCACGGGGATCGATGCGGGCACGTGCTGCTGAAGGACCACCTTCCGGTAGAGCTGGTACACGGCCTGGTATCCCTGATAGGCAGGCCGCTGAGAGATGAGCGCGTCTATCTTCCCCTCCCGAAGAAGCCGTTCGTTCTCCGGAACGAGATCGTATCCCACGATGGGAACGTGGCGGCCCCCGCTCCTGTTCACCACCTCCGCCACGCGGTGCACCGAGGCATTGGCCACGAAGATCCCCCTCGGGTCGGGGATCTCCTCGAACAACGTCGTGAGAAAGGCCTCCCGCGTCCTCTTGTGGTCGAGGTCTTCACAGGTACGCACCAGGATCCTGAAATCCCTCCCCTTCGCTTGCCAGAACGTCTGGAAGCCCTCGATCCTCCTCCTGATGTGGAAATCCTCTCCATGGGGACCTATCACACAGTAGGTCCCCGGCCGACCCATCCCGAACAGATAGAGGAGCTTTCCCGCAAGGAAACCTCCCGCAAACGGGTCCTGCATGATCGAGGTGAGAGGACGCACATGGGGGATGGTGGCATCGAAGAACACGAACGGAAGGTGAGAGGGAAGGCGTTGGAGAAGGGCGAGGGAATCGGCAGGACGGACGGGCGCGAGGAGGAGCCCGTCGCACCCTTCGAAGGGGATGGTCTCGGCGGCCTTGGAGAAGGAGGATCCGCTGTAACGATCGTATTCGACGAACCGCACCTGGATTCCGAACGGTCCCAGTTCCTCCGCCGCCCGATGCACCCCTTTACAGATGAGCCTCCAATAGCCTGAGTCCTCGTCCTTCCGGGGGAGGAAGACGTAGAAGAGATACCCCTTCCTCCGCTTGAGGTGGCGTGCGATGGGATTGGGTGTGTACCCGAGCTCCTCGATGAGGGCCTCTACACGCTTCCGCGTCTCGGGCGCAACCCTCCCGCGATTGTGGAGCACCCGATCGACGGTCCCTATGGAGACTCCCGCCCGCCGCGCGATCTCGCGGATCGTCACCCGACCCTGCTCCTCGGGTGCTCTCTGTTGGTCCTCTGCGTTATCGTACACGCACACCAGTATACACCCACTCTTCCCTGTTGTCAAACTTTTTTTCACGCGACCGTGAAAACCACCAGCATCACTCCACCCGCCTCACCTTTCCTGCAAGGTGTTGCGTGAACTCAGGCACGACCACTTCCAGGACATCATCCGAGGCCGAGGCCTCATCTTCCCCTATCAGCTCTCCGGTCCGCGGATCGTACCACTCCACCCGATAGCCTCCCGGCCCCAAGGGAAGGCGGAGTACCGTGGATGGGAGCGGCTCCCACGTCACGTTCTCAAGCCCCACTCCCATGGCCTTGGAGACGAGGCCCTCGAAGGAGAACGTCCGGTCCTTGATCCAGATCCACACCTCCCCGTCCCTCGTGAGCATGTGGATCTGGTAGGGGCCCAGGTACTCCACCTCGTGGGGCTCCATCCCCTCGAGGGTCTCGCCTTCGAGAAATCGCGAGATCCCCCGGTAGAGAGGAAAGAGATCGTGGTGCTCCAGATAGAGGTCCCACCACCACAGCATCCCGCTACCGGCGGCACCGGAGAAGATACCTCCCCACAGACCGTCCAGCCAGTGGATCCCCTCCGGATCAGGCACGTCTCCCGATATGCCGAACTCTCCGAAGAGATAGGGTTTGTCGGTCTTCTCCCTCGCCCTCAGCACCCTTCCCACCATGTAGGGAGCCCACTCCTGGAGCCCATACCGGTGCTCCTGTACGACATCCATGGAGTACCACAGGGGATCCCCCGCATCCACCGGTACGCTGTAACTGGTGGTCACGAGGTGTCGTCCCAGATCCTCTCTCCTGATGTACTCCGCCACCTCCTCCAGCCAGCGCGGAAAGGCCTCATTCTGCAAGATCCCGGTGGCGAGATCTGTCTCGTTCCATATCTCCCATGCGAATATGTGGGTGCTGTATCCCCATCGGGCGATGATGTACCGGAGCCGTCGAGAGAAATACTTCCATGCCTCGGCATCGCTCACGAACGCTCCCGGGCTCTCGAGCGGTCCACCGAGCGTACTGCTGTAGGGGTTCTCGGACCACTCGGGGTTCGTACTCGTACTGAAGGCACCGTGGTTGAGGAGACAGAGCATCACGTAGATATCGTTCTCTTCTGCGAGTCGCAGCACCCGATCGAGCTCCCAGGCCTGACGCTGCCTCCGATGATAATTTCCCAGACCCGTGTCACTCCACTCGATCCCGAACCCCCAGCTCGGCATCCAGACTCGGGCGAAGTTCGCGCCATAGCGGGCCATCTCGGAGAACCAGACATCGTAAGCGGCGATGCCTCGGTGATCGTACCAGGCCACATTGGAACCGACGGGGATGTAGGGCGTCCCATCCTGGAAGGAGAAGTATCGCGGATCCCTTTTGGAGCGTCCCACATACCCCTTTCCGGGAGCGGGGGCCTGAAAGGGTGGAAGCGGCTTCCGGGATTCCTGACCCCGATAGTTGACCCGAACGTACCCGACCCATGTCCCCTCTTCCGGGGCTATGAAGCGCACTCTGAACTCGCCCGGACCAGCCATGCGGAGCAAGGTACCGAAGGACCTCCTGATGCTGCGAAAAGGCACATAGTAGAACCCCGCCACCCGGTACGAATCTCCTCCCGGCGAGACGAATACCGCCTCCACGTCCACCTCATCGGGGTCATAGGGGTTATCCGGTATCACCCCTAAAGGAATCGAGAGCTCCACGAGCGGGT from Spirochaeta thermophila DSM 6192 includes these protein-coding regions:
- the araD gene encoding L-ribulose-5-phosphate 4-epimerase AraD; the encoded protein is MNSYEELRREVWKANLLLSEHKLALFTWGNVSGYDPDAGVVAIKPSGVPYDALTPEDIVVVSLEGEKVWGSLKPSSDTPTHLVLYREFPGLRGVTHTHAPFSVSWAQAGEDVPLYGTTHADHCVGPVPCTPYLSEGEVQEAYEEETGRLIVRTFKARGVQPLHTPMVLVAGHGPFTWGSSPEESVRHAVILEEICKMALWTRGINPEASSLPSYIARKHWERKHGPHAYYGQGS
- the mnmA gene encoding tRNA 2-thiouridine(34) synthase MnmA — encoded protein: MIHTSEHHTPFQDIRDTRRPRRLVVAMSGGVDSSVTAHLLLSAGIEVVGLTFIRVNTPAEVDHEGFSEEARAAREVASHLGIEHHVLNLHDLYTSRVLRRAWEEYRSGRTPNPCVLCNRTLKFGHLVRYAREVLRADGIATGHYARIYVDAEGGVHLMRGKAGTKEQSYFLAQTRPEDLRHAYFPLGDQTKDEIRTYARHHGIPTAERPESQDVCFNTTGLRFGEFLEEFFEEGGEPGPILDERGNVLGRHRGIHVFTIGQRRGLGVALGRPVYVKAIDPERNAVIVTDREEALLHRVVEAAGVNWFAPPPSGPVEVLAQIRYAHRAAPAVLTHEGDRIRVRFHEPQRAVTPGQLLAAYVGDEVLCSGFIMQTEEG
- the hflX gene encoding GTPase HflX, whose protein sequence is MYDTGQEAPRCILVGRKTGREETSSLPELSLLVEELGYIPETILSFPLRTPERKFLFGPGQAEVVAREARMRGIELVVFDEDLTPAQQRNWEHLVKSRVMDRTEVIIEIFSRHARTKQAQLQTEKARLEYLLPRLRGAWSHLDRQRGGARGTRGEGERQIELDRRMILSRLARIRREMEAIERHQTTTRSRRLEAGIPRVSLVGYTNAGKSSLFTRLTGQAVRIQDRPFVTLDTTTRTCLIPGWGRVVVSDTVGFIQHLPHTLVDAFHATLEEVRDAHLLLEVVDLSSPNLLLHLSTTEEVLTEIGAHHIPRIRVYNKADRSSPHPLLPPSDHPEILVSAKTGEGIEGLLSLIVREMERHYPIETLELPYHRLGESHEVLSRAVIIHQEYTDVGLFVRYAPSVPSVHE
- the araA gene encoding L-arabinose isomerase, which gives rise to MIDLSRYRFWFLTGSQYLYGMETLEKVDEHAKRMVEGLNADSLLPCPIEWKPVLKSPDEIRRVFEEANVDPSCAGVITWMHTFSPSKMWVGGLSINRKPLLHLHTQFNRDIPWDAIDMDFMNLNQSAHGDREHGFLHARMRLPRKVVVGHWEAPHVRERIGVWMRVACAVADGREGQVVRFGDNMREVAVTEGDKVAAQIRFGWSVNGWGVGELARLLQEIPEGEVERTLAAYRERYEFPEDEGALASIREQARIECALRRFLEEHRGIAFTTTFEDLHGLPQLPGLAVQRLMEDGYGFGAEGDWKTAALVRAVKVMSTGLPGGTSFMEDYTYHLESGKEAVLGAHMLEVCPSIAGRTPRIEVHPLSIGGKADPARLVFEAAPGPALNASLIDLGNRFRLLINEVESIPIPQPMPKLPVARVLWRPKPDFLTAAGAWILAGGAHHTVFSTSITREYLEDWAEMMGLEYVLIDERLDDLETFKRELRWNEVYWSLTSMNQGG
- a CDS encoding sugar ABC transporter ATP-binding protein produces the protein MSRPVVSLRGIKKSFPGVQALKGVDLEIHPGEVVGLLGENGAGKSTLMKILSGVYAPDEGEILWEGRPVQFQSVFDAQRQGISIIFQEFNLCPNTSVLDNLFLGREVSRGLFLDYRKMREEARGIFSYLDVDIPLDRPVGELSVALQQMVEIAKALLMKVRVLIMDEPTSALTEKEIAKLFQVIRDLKEQGISVIFISHKLEEVLAITDRVVVLRDGERVGETPTREATEESLVRLMVGRELSDFFSHRRKKPQEEVVLEVEGLSGPPYIEDVGFTLRRGEILGVAGLIGAGRTETALLLIGAVRPTAGTIRLNGERVEIPSPADAVSRGLVYLSEDRKNKSLILEMSVRENMSISVLDRLSEFLHVINRKKEDELCRRYIDLLQVKTSGPSQRVKNLSGGNQQKVVIARCLAAEPLILILDEPTRGIDVNAKAEVHRIITELADNGVSIMLISSELPEILALSDRVLVMHEGRVRGVLENDGSLSQEDIMNTILRGREEVHDR
- a CDS encoding ribulokinase, whose protein sequence is MTGSNGDLVLGMDFGTDSCRAVLIDLSNGREVGSHVAYYRRWKEGAFCNPRENRFRQHPLDYVEAMEEAVRGAVEKAGSGAGDRVVGIGIDTTGSTPCACDEKGRPLALDPSFAEDPDAMFILWKDHTAAFEAVEITKKAGTWGGPDYTKFIGGIYSAEWFWAKILHVFRTNERIMREAYTFIEHCDWMPALLTGVEEAASVKRSRCAMGHKAMWHREWGGYPSAEFLSLFHPELSRIRETLGTETWTSDVKAGELTPEWAKRLGLRPGIAVAVGAYDAHMGAAGAGVRPGVLVKVVGTSTCDITVGPRPEGPEHAVGGICGQVDGSVIPGLIGYEAGQSAFGDVYAWFKRMLLWPLQVYADKGVLSRDALSRIEESLLVDLEAAAAALDLHPEDPVAIDWFNGRRTPYANQLLTGAVAGLDLGVDAALFYRILIEGTVFGSKAIVDRFREEGVEIENIVGIGGVARKSPLVMQMMADVLGAPIDVLANDQTVAIGAGLFGAVAAGVFSSVEEAQEAMVPPVERTYVPDKSKADLYGPRYEKYRMLGRFVESEFTTYPEEGRES
- a CDS encoding sugar-binding protein; translated protein: MKRILGVLMLLVLVTGMAFARGGQEESGKPVLVMVTKGVHPYYEPCFEGFKDAAEKYGVIAEKVDPQKFELPLQVKVIEDLIARKVDGIAISALDDKGLVPVIDEATKAGIKVITFDAPAPSSAALTYIGTDNESAGYEAGKKMAELMGGEGEIIILQGGLGATNLNLRTKGFKRAIVEVAPNIKVLDVVDVQGDFAVAVNKTEAVLQAYPNLKAIFAVSAEGAPAAASVLKQQGKAGKIILGGFDDLKDTLEGIRDGSVAFCVVQKTYKMGWLSVEMLLKALKGEEIPKVIDTGVLFVTKENVDTYMEEMRKEFAAQ
- a CDS encoding ABC transporter permease is translated as MKETLVESRTGIVRRVFALRESAIFLALILLMAGIWFFAPTFLTGSNLYLVFRQISFVAIVAMGELFVILSAGIDLSVGSIMGLSGIIAAGAMAMGLPIWLSVLVGLASGVLLGLINGVLISYVGIAPFIVTLGMLSFARGTILILTKGWPITEIPKPFLVVGQGDFLGIPIPVWVMIVLAVVAHFVLQYTSFGRRLYAIGGNEEAAFLSGVRVKKIKLAIYMISGLAAAVVGVILVARFNSAQPDTGTGWELDAIAAAVIGGTSLSGGSGTVLGVLIGAAIMGVIRNGLVLMKVSPYWQTAIIGIIIVLAAVLDRIKNRRAA